The Pocillopora verrucosa isolate sample1 chromosome 2, ASM3666991v2, whole genome shotgun sequence genome has a segment encoding these proteins:
- the LOC131769187 gene encoding telomerase protein component 1-like isoform X1 gives MNKLTQTSEEEIQAVVDKCWQDIGNICGDETVKKSLSSPFDPRIRGWRVVRLFVSSTFADYHAEREVLVKKVVPELREWCEEKSINLIECDLRWGVPKDSTTETTIRTCLGEINRCAAEADGEPFFLNMLGERYGWIPDSSEISEEIQEEYQWIFPTSITHMEIIHAAYKMQNKNALFLLRDSEFLADLPPQMMKAFVDDHPLNKAHLKALKENLRQRYPGQVFDYSCQYGGIDESTGRSKVKLKGLEVFCQIVLEFFKSAINRLIPTVNQTLSVEEIELSMHNQFIELRGQLVLGRGEEITTVMNYVQHGTISDGSGSGRLPPLIVLGSSGSGKSALMAYCTLEIQNLGLPLFFHFVGACPGSTVPLKLLEKLVRWFNKGFSVEDIEQMSVKQLQQEIKEGVEELGKREEVFVIMIDAVNQLADVESQEHMDWLPSSFPHNVRCVISAVTDSRSVILLSDERRAPSPVPLHLPDLDTSVRQKIVERKLGEYKKKLDAEQMKLLIDSPGASNPLWLSLSCEELRVFGVFETITRHIVNLPSTLKELLKFIMNRLTAEDEDDNIQKVLGLLACSRGGLGETELQYLLSDDLSKAVAMMVWAQVRRTLKPFLRNVAGRREEERLDFFHASIQEVVLETILQDSEEKEKFHLKLADYFELHCKDKDRVIFMAPEQLKLAGKRKRLLEFLRNEERSGKPGQWKDRYYEDLRCDMRLLPGTAFSHNVHICRFCDMKRGAFGEHSCFICGRFTPWRNDMQAARVCHAHELPGPPNLVMCYLCRKPAFIDYAMVYLCALCENVAIKRCAMLVTD, from the exons ATGAATAAGTTAACACAAACTTCGGAAGAAGAAATCCAAGCAGTTGTTGACAAGTGCTGGCAGGATATTGGGAATATTTGCGGAGATGAAACGGTTAAAAAATCTTTATCATCGCCTTTTGACCCAAGAATTAGAGGTTGGAGAGTCGTTAGGCTATTTGTTTCATCAACGTTCGCCGATTATCATGCCGAAAGGGAAGTTTTAGTCAAAAAG GTTGTTCCAGAGCTGCGTGAGTGGTGTGAAGAGAAGTCAATCAATTTGATTGAATGTGACCTCAGATGGGGTGTCCCAAAAGACTCCACAACAGAAACAACTATCAGAACTTGTTTGGGTGAAATTAATCGCTGTGCAGCAGAGGCAGATGGGGAACCATTTTTCTTAAACATGCTGGGAGAGCG ATATGGATGGATTCCAGATTCATCAGAAATATCAGAAGAAATTCAAGAGGAGTACCAGTGGATTTTTCCAACATCAATAACACACATGGAAATCATTCATGCTGCATACAAGATGCAAAATAAAAACGCACTATTTCTTTTGAGAGATTCTGAGTTTTTAGCAGATCTGCCCCCACAGATGATGAAAGCATTTGTGGATGATCATCCTCTGAATAAGGCACATTTAAAG GCATTGAAGGAAAATCTGAGACAAAGATATCCTGGACAAGTATTTGATTATTCTTGTCAATATGGTGGGATTGATGAATCAACAGGAAGGTCAAAG GTCAAACTCAAAGGGTTGGAGGTTTTCTGTCAAATTGTGCTCGAATTTTTCAAGTCAGCTATCAACAGATTAATTCCGACCGTAAACCAGACATTGTCAGTGGAAGAAATTG AGCTCTCAATGCATAATCAGTTCATTGAATTGAGAGGCCAGCTTGTACTTGGTCGTGGGGAAGAGATTACTACTGTAATGAACTATGTTCAACATGGAACCATATCTGATGGGTCTGGCTCAGGACGTCTTCCTCCTCTAATAGTTCTAGGGTCTTCAGGCTCTGGGAAGTCAGCACTCATGGCTTATTGTACGCTGGAGATACAAAATCTTGGACTCCCGTTGTTCTTTCACTTTGTTGGGGCATGTCCTGGATCAACGGTACCTTTAAAACTCCTGGAAAAGCTTGTACGATGGTTTAATAAAGGTTTTAGTGTGGAAG ACATCGAGCAGATGAGTGTGAAACAACTTCAACAAGAGATCAAGGAAGGCGTAGAAGAGCTTGGTAAACGGGAAGAGGTGTTTGTGATAATGATCGATGCAGTCAACCAG CTAGCAGATGTTGAATCCCAAGAACATATGGACTGGCTTCCAAGCTCTTTCCCGCACAATGTTCGTTGCGTAATCAGTGCAGTGACTGACAGTCGTTCTGTTATCCTCCTGTCCGACGAGCGCCGCGCACCTAGTCCAGTACCCCTTCATCTACCAGACCTTGATACGTCTGTCCGACAAAAGATAGTGGAACGTAAATTGGGCGAGTACAAAAAG AAACTGGATGCGGAGCAGATGAAACTGCTGATCGATTCTCCAGGGGCGTCAAACCCTCTTTGGCTATCACTGTCTTGTGAGGAACTTAGAGTATTTGGAGTTTTTGAGACCATCACTCGCCACATCGTAAATTTGCCGTCTACGTTGAAAGAACTTCTGAAGTTTATAATGAACAGGCTCACAGCAGAGGACGAAGACGACAACATTCAAAAG GTTTTGGGACTATTGGCTTGCAGCAGAGGTGGTTTGGGTGAAACAGAGCTCCAATACCTCCTGAGTGATGACCTTTCCAAAGCTGTGGCCATGATGGTCTGGGCACAAGTGCGTCGAACACTGAAACCTTTTCTTAGAAACGTTGCTGGCAGAAGAGAAGAGGAAAGACTTGATTTCTTCCACGCTTCAATACAAGAG GTTGTCCTGGAAACTATTCTCCAGGATTctgaggaaaaggaaaaattccaTTTGAAACTTGCTGATTACTTTGAACTTCACTGTAAAGATAAAGACCGAGTGATCTTCATGGCACCAGAACAGCTTAAATTGGCCGGGAAAAGGAAAAGGCTGCTGGAATTTCTGAGGAACGAGGAGCGCTCTGGAAAACCAGGACAATGGAAAGACCGCTACTATGAG GATTTGCGTTGTGACATGAGACTCCTACCAGGAACCGCCTTCTCTCACAACGTTCACATCTGTAGGTTCTGCGACATGAAACGTGGAGCTTTTGGCGAGCACTCGTGTTTCATCTGTGGTCGGTTTACGCCTTGGAGAAATGACATGCAGGCTGCTAGGGTTTGTCATGCGCATGAGCTTCCAGGACCGCCAAACTTGGTAATGTGTTATTTGTGCAGAAAACCTGCCTTTATCGACTATGCTATGGTTTATTTATGTGCTCTTTGTGAGAATGTAGCAATAAAGAGATGTGCTATGCTTGTAACCGACTGA
- the LOC131769187 gene encoding telomerase protein component 1-like isoform X2: MNKLTQTSEEEIQAVVDKCWQDIGNICGDETVKKSLSSPFDPRIRGWRVVRLFVSSTFADYHAEREVLVKKVVPELREWCEEKSINLIECDLRWGVPKDSTTETTIRTCLGEINRCAAEADGEPFFLNMLGERYGWIPDSSEISEEIQEEYQWIFPTSITHMEIIHAAYKMQNKNALFLLRDSEFLADLPPQMMKAFVDDHPLNKAHLKALKENLRQRYPGQVFDYSCQYGGIDESTGRSKVKLKGLEVFCQIVLEFFKSAINRLIPTVNQTLSVEEIELSMHNQFIELRGQLVLGRGEEITTVMNYVQHGTISDGSGSGRLPPLIVLGSSGSGKSALMAYCTLEIQNLGLPLFFHFVGACPGSTVPLKLLEKLVRWFNKGFSVEDIEQMSVKQLQQEIKEGVEELGKREEVFVIMIDAVNQKLDAEQMKLLIDSPGASNPLWLSLSCEELRVFGVFETITRHIVNLPSTLKELLKFIMNRLTAEDEDDNIQKVLGLLACSRGGLGETELQYLLSDDLSKAVAMMVWAQVRRTLKPFLRNVAGRREEERLDFFHASIQEVVLETILQDSEEKEKFHLKLADYFELHCKDKDRVIFMAPEQLKLAGKRKRLLEFLRNEERSGKPGQWKDRYYEDLRCDMRLLPGTAFSHNVHICRFCDMKRGAFGEHSCFICGRFTPWRNDMQAARVCHAHELPGPPNLVMCYLCRKPAFIDYAMVYLCALCENVAIKRCAMLVTD, from the exons ATGAATAAGTTAACACAAACTTCGGAAGAAGAAATCCAAGCAGTTGTTGACAAGTGCTGGCAGGATATTGGGAATATTTGCGGAGATGAAACGGTTAAAAAATCTTTATCATCGCCTTTTGACCCAAGAATTAGAGGTTGGAGAGTCGTTAGGCTATTTGTTTCATCAACGTTCGCCGATTATCATGCCGAAAGGGAAGTTTTAGTCAAAAAG GTTGTTCCAGAGCTGCGTGAGTGGTGTGAAGAGAAGTCAATCAATTTGATTGAATGTGACCTCAGATGGGGTGTCCCAAAAGACTCCACAACAGAAACAACTATCAGAACTTGTTTGGGTGAAATTAATCGCTGTGCAGCAGAGGCAGATGGGGAACCATTTTTCTTAAACATGCTGGGAGAGCG ATATGGATGGATTCCAGATTCATCAGAAATATCAGAAGAAATTCAAGAGGAGTACCAGTGGATTTTTCCAACATCAATAACACACATGGAAATCATTCATGCTGCATACAAGATGCAAAATAAAAACGCACTATTTCTTTTGAGAGATTCTGAGTTTTTAGCAGATCTGCCCCCACAGATGATGAAAGCATTTGTGGATGATCATCCTCTGAATAAGGCACATTTAAAG GCATTGAAGGAAAATCTGAGACAAAGATATCCTGGACAAGTATTTGATTATTCTTGTCAATATGGTGGGATTGATGAATCAACAGGAAGGTCAAAG GTCAAACTCAAAGGGTTGGAGGTTTTCTGTCAAATTGTGCTCGAATTTTTCAAGTCAGCTATCAACAGATTAATTCCGACCGTAAACCAGACATTGTCAGTGGAAGAAATTG AGCTCTCAATGCATAATCAGTTCATTGAATTGAGAGGCCAGCTTGTACTTGGTCGTGGGGAAGAGATTACTACTGTAATGAACTATGTTCAACATGGAACCATATCTGATGGGTCTGGCTCAGGACGTCTTCCTCCTCTAATAGTTCTAGGGTCTTCAGGCTCTGGGAAGTCAGCACTCATGGCTTATTGTACGCTGGAGATACAAAATCTTGGACTCCCGTTGTTCTTTCACTTTGTTGGGGCATGTCCTGGATCAACGGTACCTTTAAAACTCCTGGAAAAGCTTGTACGATGGTTTAATAAAGGTTTTAGTGTGGAAG ACATCGAGCAGATGAGTGTGAAACAACTTCAACAAGAGATCAAGGAAGGCGTAGAAGAGCTTGGTAAACGGGAAGAGGTGTTTGTGATAATGATCGATGCAGTCAACCAG AAACTGGATGCGGAGCAGATGAAACTGCTGATCGATTCTCCAGGGGCGTCAAACCCTCTTTGGCTATCACTGTCTTGTGAGGAACTTAGAGTATTTGGAGTTTTTGAGACCATCACTCGCCACATCGTAAATTTGCCGTCTACGTTGAAAGAACTTCTGAAGTTTATAATGAACAGGCTCACAGCAGAGGACGAAGACGACAACATTCAAAAG GTTTTGGGACTATTGGCTTGCAGCAGAGGTGGTTTGGGTGAAACAGAGCTCCAATACCTCCTGAGTGATGACCTTTCCAAAGCTGTGGCCATGATGGTCTGGGCACAAGTGCGTCGAACACTGAAACCTTTTCTTAGAAACGTTGCTGGCAGAAGAGAAGAGGAAAGACTTGATTTCTTCCACGCTTCAATACAAGAG GTTGTCCTGGAAACTATTCTCCAGGATTctgaggaaaaggaaaaattccaTTTGAAACTTGCTGATTACTTTGAACTTCACTGTAAAGATAAAGACCGAGTGATCTTCATGGCACCAGAACAGCTTAAATTGGCCGGGAAAAGGAAAAGGCTGCTGGAATTTCTGAGGAACGAGGAGCGCTCTGGAAAACCAGGACAATGGAAAGACCGCTACTATGAG GATTTGCGTTGTGACATGAGACTCCTACCAGGAACCGCCTTCTCTCACAACGTTCACATCTGTAGGTTCTGCGACATGAAACGTGGAGCTTTTGGCGAGCACTCGTGTTTCATCTGTGGTCGGTTTACGCCTTGGAGAAATGACATGCAGGCTGCTAGGGTTTGTCATGCGCATGAGCTTCCAGGACCGCCAAACTTGGTAATGTGTTATTTGTGCAGAAAACCTGCCTTTATCGACTATGCTATGGTTTATTTATGTGCTCTTTGTGAGAATGTAGCAATAAAGAGATGTGCTATGCTTGTAACCGACTGA